The following proteins come from a genomic window of Nostoc sp. TCL26-01:
- a CDS encoding DUF2555 domain-containing protein has translation MKTLSISQKEIAVMTAAEVEELATRLEMDNYSNAFEGLNDWHILRAIAFQRPELVEPYIHLLDLEPYDEA, from the coding sequence ATGAAAACTCTAAGCATTTCCCAAAAAGAGATTGCTGTCATGACCGCAGCAGAGGTAGAGGAACTAGCTACCCGCCTGGAAATGGACAATTACAGCAATGCTTTTGAGGGCTTAAATGACTGGCATATACTGAGGGCGATCGCTTTTCAGCGTCCAGAGCTAGTAGAACCCTACATCCATCTGTTAGACTTAGAACCCTACGACGAAGCATAA
- a CDS encoding type I secretion C-terminal target domain-containing protein has translation MAIIEKTLATPEEQQNFTDVSDNLSVTEFTTITSELEFNQSISGTIDEPDEQDIYTFTGSVGQVLYYDALKIDPSDDIRVRLVDPLGNTVFLNQDADSDYPLFPPSEDPALLTLTEAGTYQLILENSSFDSLDTGSYEFRLVDVASAPILSVNEVVTLSPQQAGVYRISAGESLRFDSLTDEVPSTNVRLYDLNGQLVSAPPTDINFPISVSEDRILVLDVSGFTDTEYSFQLVPFAVPIELNTPITEEFTPGEIFAYTFTGIKGQRLYYDALSEGFSGDLSVTVRDGEQLYVSTSVNSDFFFASPFPETGTYSLVVQSSGFGEGETVDGFSFQLLDVGANTLSFNTPYTGTLTGEAKSYSFPGTVGQRLLFDSLTDGSSSVSWKVYFDDPFIPVASGDVNSDVEFTLNFPFDDTYTLVIDGFGDYNFQVVNLGTTESLNFDTPVAGTIDSPNEQDVYFFTGSVGQRLYYDALKNDLSDNVRVRLFTPSGQTFLSQDADFDSIIAPLTEDGTYRLFLEIDDSNFGGSFTPGDYQFQLLDATTSTASFDTLISGTLSPGLETDVYSFIGTAGQDLIFDSLTDAAPSASWTLYADDPFIPVAFGGNISSDFRVTLAVDETYVLVIDGSSETEVNYSFQITNISARQVIDGTPGRDTLTGTDANETITGFQGIDVLTGGLGKDIFRYTSIVDGGDRITDFTPGSDQIDLSGVLTSLGYGGTNPIADGYVQFGSRGQNSSFVKIDPDGFDGSGKARNFILVEDIDVATLSNSDNFLLSVA, from the coding sequence ATGGCGATTATTGAAAAAACCCTTGCTACGCCGGAAGAACAGCAAAATTTTACTGATGTCAGCGATAACTTATCAGTGACGGAATTTACAACCATTACAAGTGAATTAGAATTTAATCAATCTATCTCAGGGACGATTGACGAACCTGACGAACAAGACATCTACACTTTTACCGGCAGTGTAGGACAGGTATTGTACTACGATGCTCTGAAAATCGACCCATCTGATGATATCCGCGTTCGCTTGGTTGATCCTCTAGGAAATACAGTTTTCCTCAACCAAGACGCAGATAGTGATTATCCCTTATTTCCTCCTTCTGAAGATCCTGCACTGTTGACGTTAACAGAAGCAGGTACATACCAACTAATTCTGGAAAATAGCTCTTTTGACTCCCTTGACACTGGTAGTTACGAATTTCGATTAGTGGATGTAGCTAGCGCTCCTATTTTAAGCGTTAACGAAGTCGTCACCTTATCGCCTCAACAAGCTGGTGTTTATCGCATAAGTGCAGGAGAAAGTTTACGTTTTGATAGTCTCACAGATGAAGTTCCATCAACAAATGTAAGACTTTACGATCTAAATGGTCAACTTGTGTCGGCTCCTCCCACTGACATTAACTTTCCTATTTCTGTATCTGAAGATAGGATATTAGTCTTAGATGTTTCTGGTTTTACAGATACAGAATACAGCTTTCAACTAGTTCCTTTTGCTGTTCCTATCGAACTCAATACACCCATCACCGAGGAATTTACACCGGGAGAGATATTCGCTTATACCTTTACTGGTATTAAAGGACAGCGATTGTACTACGATGCTCTCAGTGAAGGATTTTCCGGTGATCTATCTGTTACTGTCAGAGATGGTGAGCAGCTTTACGTTTCCACAAGTGTAAATTCTGATTTCTTCTTTGCTTCGCCTTTTCCAGAAACGGGTACTTACTCACTAGTGGTGCAAAGTTCAGGTTTTGGTGAAGGTGAAACTGTGGATGGGTTTAGCTTCCAGCTATTAGATGTTGGAGCTAACACTTTGAGCTTTAATACACCTTATACAGGCACTCTTACAGGTGAAGCGAAATCATATAGCTTCCCAGGTACAGTAGGACAAAGATTATTATTTGATAGCCTCACTGATGGTTCATCTTCAGTTAGCTGGAAAGTTTACTTTGATGATCCTTTTATACCTGTTGCATCTGGTGACGTGAATTCTGATGTTGAATTTACATTAAACTTTCCTTTTGATGACACTTATACATTAGTTATTGATGGATTTGGCGACTACAATTTCCAAGTAGTTAATCTCGGCACAACTGAATCTTTAAATTTCGACACACCCGTTGCAGGGACAATTGATAGTCCAAATGAACAAGATGTCTACTTTTTTACTGGCAGTGTTGGACAGCGTTTATATTATGATGCTCTCAAGAACGACTTGTCAGATAATGTCCGTGTTCGCCTGTTTACTCCATCAGGGCAAACTTTCCTTAGCCAAGATGCAGACTTTGACAGTATCATAGCTCCACTCACTGAAGATGGTACTTACAGACTATTTTTAGAGATAGATGATAGTAATTTTGGTGGATCTTTTACACCGGGAGATTATCAATTTCAGCTATTGGATGCAACCACATCAACTGCTAGCTTTGATACACTCATCAGTGGGACTCTTTCTCCTGGTTTAGAAACAGATGTATATAGCTTTATTGGCACAGCAGGACAGGATTTAATTTTCGATAGCCTGACGGATGCTGCGCCTTCAGCTAGCTGGACACTTTATGCTGATGATCCGTTTATACCTGTTGCGTTTGGTGGCAATATTAGTTCTGATTTTAGAGTGACTTTGGCTGTTGATGAGACTTACGTGTTAGTTATTGATGGGTCTAGTGAAACTGAGGTTAACTACAGTTTTCAGATTACTAATATTAGTGCTAGACAGGTTATTGATGGTACTCCCGGTAGAGATACTTTAACTGGAACTGATGCGAACGAGACTATTACTGGTTTCCAAGGCATTGATGTTCTCACAGGTGGCTTGGGTAAAGATATCTTCCGCTATACCAGTATTGTCGATGGGGGCGATCGCATTACTGATTTTACCCCAGGTAGCGATCAAATTGACTTGAGTGGCGTGCTAACAAGCCTTGGTTATGGCGGCACAAATCCCATTGCTGATGGATATGTGCAGTTTGGTTCTAGAGGACAAAATAGCAGTTTCGTCAAAATTGATCCCGATGGTTTTGATGGTTCTGGAAAAGCTAGAAACTTCATCTTAGTAGAAGATATTGATGTTGCTACTTTGAGCAATTCTGATAATTTTCTTTTATCTGTTGCGTAA
- the coaBC gene encoding bifunctional phosphopantothenoylcysteine decarboxylase/phosphopantothenate--cysteine ligase CoaBC → MADLQPQTSDRKSRVIIAVGGGIAAYKVCEVVSSLFKSGVEVRVILTRSAQEFITPLTLATLSRHRAYTDDDFWQPTYSRPLHIELGEWADLLVIAPLTANTLAKLTYGMADNLLTNTVLASKCPVLLAPAMNTDMWEQLTVQRNWQQLLTDQRYHGIGTASGLLACDRIGAGRMAEPPEIFTYIQSLLHTQGQRDLAGKQVLISAGGTREYLDPVRFIGNPATGKMGLALAQAALHRGAKVTLVHGIANWDVPLGVQAIPVISAEEMQQVMVEYLPNADMIIMSAAVADVKPRDYSTEKLPKRSLPQSLPLEPVPDIVAQLAQLKQPHQYLIGFAAQTGDIITPAQEKLYSKKLDAIVANPIDQPDSGFASDNNQAIFLDNKGQQVKIPPCSKLKMAHYLFDFLAK, encoded by the coding sequence ATGGCTGATTTACAACCCCAAACTAGCGATCGCAAAAGTAGGGTTATTATTGCAGTGGGTGGTGGTATCGCCGCTTACAAGGTTTGTGAGGTGGTTTCGAGTCTATTTAAATCGGGGGTGGAGGTTCGAGTCATCCTCACCCGTTCCGCCCAAGAATTTATTACGCCTCTGACTTTAGCTACCCTCTCTCGTCATCGTGCTTATACAGATGATGATTTTTGGCAACCAACTTATTCCCGTCCCTTACATATAGAATTGGGAGAATGGGCAGATTTATTAGTAATTGCTCCCCTGACAGCGAATACTTTAGCTAAACTCACTTATGGGATGGCAGATAATTTACTAACCAATACCGTGTTAGCTTCTAAGTGTCCCGTACTGTTAGCGCCGGCGATGAATACGGATATGTGGGAACAGCTAACGGTGCAACGGAATTGGCAGCAGTTATTAACAGATCAGAGATATCATGGAATTGGTACAGCATCAGGATTATTAGCGTGCGATCGCATCGGTGCTGGGAGAATGGCTGAACCTCCAGAAATTTTCACTTATATTCAATCTCTATTACACACCCAAGGCCAGCGAGATTTAGCCGGGAAGCAAGTCTTAATTAGTGCGGGGGGAACTAGAGAATATCTCGACCCAGTGCGGTTTATTGGTAATCCTGCTACGGGTAAAATGGGACTGGCTTTAGCACAAGCAGCTTTACACCGGGGGGCAAAGGTGACATTAGTACATGGTATTGCTAATTGGGATGTGCCGTTGGGAGTGCAAGCGATCCCCGTTATCAGCGCCGAGGAAATGCAGCAGGTGATGGTAGAGTATTTACCCAACGCAGATATGATTATTATGTCGGCGGCGGTGGCTGATGTTAAGCCCAGAGATTATAGTACAGAAAAATTACCCAAGCGATCGCTGCCTCAATCCTTACCTCTAGAACCAGTACCAGATATCGTTGCTCAATTAGCACAACTCAAACAACCGCACCAGTATTTAATTGGCTTTGCAGCTCAGACAGGAGATATTATTACACCTGCTCAGGAAAAATTGTATAGTAAAAAATTGGATGCGATCGTTGCTAACCCCATAGATCAACCCGATAGTGGTTTTGCTAGTGACAATAACCAAGCCATTTTTTTAGATAACAAAGGGCAACAAGTAAAAATTCCACCTTGTTCTAAATTAAAAATGGCACATTATTTATTTGATTTTCTGGCAAAGTAA
- a CDS encoding Uma2 family endonuclease → MFALVSPEKTQLPPGSVFRLPATWQEYQRLCDQRGDGSIPRLKYRNGEVLLMSPLPVHGRDAHLLGHIVITLLDHDGREYDAFTPVTMTLPEESGIEPDYCFYIDNWQAVSGKKRIDWQQDPPPDLVIEIDVTSYSDVQDYLPYRVPEVWFFKKQQLLIYQLQGTDYQLQTKSRYFPDFDLPNLVARCVQIAYDRNTSAAIRDLKQHLNKL, encoded by the coding sequence ATGTTTGCCCTGGTTTCCCCAGAAAAAACTCAATTGCCCCCTGGATCTGTATTCCGCTTACCTGCTACTTGGCAAGAGTATCAGCGTTTATGTGACCAACGAGGAGATGGATCAATTCCGCGTCTAAAATACCGCAATGGAGAAGTATTGCTGATGTCACCTTTACCAGTACACGGTCGAGATGCCCATTTACTTGGCCATATTGTCATAACCCTTCTAGATCATGATGGTCGGGAATATGACGCATTTACACCTGTGACTATGACCTTACCAGAAGAAAGCGGAATTGAGCCAGATTATTGTTTTTATATTGACAACTGGCAAGCGGTGTCTGGTAAAAAACGCATCGATTGGCAACAAGATCCGCCACCAGATTTAGTGATTGAAATTGATGTTACTAGTTATTCGGATGTACAGGATTATCTTCCGTACCGTGTGCCGGAAGTGTGGTTTTTTAAGAAACAGCAACTCTTGATTTATCAATTACAAGGCACAGATTACCAACTGCAAACCAAAAGCCGCTATTTTCCTGATTTTGACTTGCCAAATTTGGTTGCTCGTTGTGTACAAATTGCCTACGATCGCAATACTAGCGCTGCCATCCGCGACCTGAAACAACACTTAAATAAATTATGA
- a CDS encoding FAD-dependent oxidoreductase: MTAASQQKRVVVVGAGWAGLGATYHLAKQGYDVTLLEAGPYPGGLVAGWQTTAGKSVEAGIHGFWYPYRNIFALIHELEINPFTTWTRSAQYSPAGLEVESPIFQDLPRLPTPLGTFVYTQFQRLPLIDRLSALPLLYALVDFDNSDAAWQRYDFVTARELFKDFGISARLYKEAFEPMLLVGLFAPGEQCSAAATLGMLYFFILAHQADFDVVWCRGTVGEKIFRPWVEKMEKSGAKILPKHRVTDLIVDSNNRATGVVCGDEVFAADAVIFAVGITGMKKIVATSPSLQSREEFRNLNNLGAIDVLATRLWFDRKIDIPRPSNACFGFDATTGWTFFDLNALHDEYKHEPGTVIEADFYHANQFLNWSDEEIVAKVHRYLKTCVPGFREAEVIDSSVIRLPQAVTHFAPGSYKHMLPAKTSFSNVFMSGDWIVNHHGSWSQEKAYVTGLEAANLAVAYLGRGTPAKILPVEADEVHIQVGRSLNQTVRQLGQSILPNFWLP; the protein is encoded by the coding sequence ATGACAGCAGCGTCACAGCAAAAGCGAGTCGTGGTTGTGGGTGCGGGTTGGGCTGGTTTGGGTGCAACCTACCATTTAGCAAAGCAAGGTTATGATGTGACACTTCTAGAAGCTGGGCCTTATCCTGGGGGATTAGTGGCTGGTTGGCAAACTACTGCTGGTAAATCTGTAGAAGCTGGGATTCACGGCTTTTGGTATCCTTACAGAAATATCTTTGCCCTGATCCACGAATTAGAAATTAACCCGTTTACTACTTGGACTCGTTCTGCTCAATATTCACCTGCGGGGTTGGAAGTAGAATCACCCATTTTCCAAGATTTACCAAGACTACCCACACCACTCGGCACTTTTGTTTACACTCAATTTCAACGCTTACCTTTAATTGATCGTCTCAGCGCTTTACCCTTGCTGTATGCTCTGGTTGATTTTGACAATTCTGATGCAGCTTGGCAACGTTATGATTTTGTCACGGCTCGTGAATTGTTTAAAGATTTTGGTATTTCCGCACGACTCTATAAAGAAGCTTTTGAACCGATGTTATTAGTGGGTTTATTTGCTCCTGGTGAACAATGTTCTGCTGCTGCCACATTGGGAATGTTGTACTTTTTTATTTTGGCGCACCAAGCTGATTTTGATGTAGTTTGGTGTCGGGGAACGGTGGGAGAAAAAATCTTTCGCCCTTGGGTGGAAAAGATGGAAAAATCCGGGGCAAAAATATTACCTAAACATCGTGTTACTGACTTAATTGTTGATAGTAATAATCGGGCAACAGGGGTTGTTTGTGGTGATGAAGTATTTGCTGCCGACGCAGTGATTTTTGCTGTGGGTATCACGGGGATGAAGAAAATTGTTGCTACTAGCCCTAGCTTACAAAGTCGAGAGGAGTTTCGCAATTTAAATAATTTAGGGGCAATTGATGTTTTAGCTACAAGATTGTGGTTTGACAGAAAGATAGATATTCCTCGTCCTTCTAATGCTTGTTTTGGATTTGATGCCACGACAGGATGGACATTTTTTGATTTAAATGCTTTACATGATGAATATAAACATGAGCCAGGGACAGTAATTGAAGCGGATTTTTATCACGCTAACCAGTTTCTCAATTGGAGTGATGAAGAAATTGTAGCTAAAGTTCACCGTTATTTAAAAACTTGTGTGCCAGGATTTCGGGAAGCTGAAGTAATTGATAGTAGTGTGATTCGATTACCCCAAGCAGTAACTCATTTTGCCCCTGGTAGCTATAAGCATATGTTGCCAGCCAAGACAAGTTTTTCTAATGTATTCATGAGTGGAGATTGGATTGTCAACCATCACGGTTCCTGGTCACAAGAAAAAGCTTATGTCACAGGTTTAGAGGCGGCTAATTTGGCAGTAGCTTATTTGGGAAGGGGTACACCTGCCAAGATTTTACCCGTGGAGGCAGACGAAGTACATATCCAAGTAGGGCGATCGCTCAACCAAACAGTGCGACAATTAGGTCAGTCTATTTTACCTAATTTTTGGTTGCCTTAG
- a CDS encoding DUF3611 family protein codes for MEAETDTHSNTARHNLSLAPSLYGIANTIRLTGWITLWVQLALAVVALLTLLFALTGKSFSNQPSSTLGIGIFWAMCGIVALLFSVYWDFRYTHIGKQLANPNPALHPSKADTIRAVQLGIIVGLLGMLLTLVGASATLGVFIAKSLSQPPGVAITDPNKIIRALDVFVMVANINGIVAHYIGTVASMWLYERVHQH; via the coding sequence ATGGAAGCCGAAACAGACACTCACTCCAACACAGCAAGGCATAACCTATCACTAGCACCAAGTCTTTACGGAATTGCCAATACGATTCGTCTCACAGGCTGGATTACTTTGTGGGTACAGTTAGCATTAGCTGTAGTTGCTCTTTTAACTCTACTATTTGCTCTCACGGGTAAAAGCTTTAGCAATCAACCCAGTTCGACTTTAGGCATTGGGATATTTTGGGCTATGTGTGGGATTGTAGCTCTATTATTTAGTGTCTATTGGGATTTTCGTTACACTCACATTGGTAAACAATTGGCAAATCCTAATCCAGCCTTACATCCTAGCAAGGCTGATACTATTAGAGCCGTTCAACTTGGTATAATTGTCGGTCTATTAGGAATGCTATTAACCTTAGTTGGCGCAAGTGCCACCTTGGGGGTATTCATTGCCAAATCCCTTTCTCAACCGCCAGGAGTAGCCATTACTGATCCCAACAAAATTATCCGAGCATTAGATGTATTTGTCATGGTGGCAAACATCAACGGGATTGTTGCTCATTATATAGGTACTGTAGCCTCTATGTGGCTCTACGAGCGAGTGCATCAACATTAA
- the murD gene encoding UDP-N-acetylmuramoyl-L-alanine--D-glutamate ligase translates to MPRASVIGLGKSGVAAARLLKREGWEVVLSDSNTSANLLQQQQELAQEQIIVKLAHSLQLDDDLPNLIVVSPGVPWDIRVLVKARELGIETIGEMELAWRNLSAIPWVAITGTNGKTTTTALIAAIFQAAGFDAPACGNIGYAACEVALAEKLPDWVIGEISSYQIESSVTLAPNIGVWTTFTPDHLARHKTLENYYDIKAKLLRQSHLQIFNGDDPYLAKLGVSHWPDAYWTSVKGQEFLVSEKGFYIEDGWVVEKLQPNAPSQQIVSASALRMVGAHNQQNLLMAVAAARLANITPDAIEQAVREFPGVPHRLEHICTWEGIDFINDSKATNYDAAEVGLASVKSPAILIAGGEAKPGDDSGWLAKIQTQAAAVLLIGAAANAFAQRLQEINYTNYEIVETMDKAVSRSATLAKQYQAAVVLLSPACASFDQYPNFEVRGDHFRQLCQEMLHIM, encoded by the coding sequence ATGCCAAGAGCTTCTGTAATTGGATTAGGAAAGTCCGGTGTTGCTGCGGCGAGATTGTTGAAACGGGAAGGTTGGGAGGTAGTGCTGAGTGACAGTAACACCTCCGCAAACCTTCTCCAGCAACAACAAGAACTCGCCCAAGAGCAAATCATAGTTAAATTGGCACATTCACTGCAACTGGATGATGATTTACCCAATTTAATAGTTGTTAGTCCCGGCGTTCCTTGGGATATTCGCGTGTTAGTCAAAGCGCGAGAACTGGGCATAGAAACCATTGGCGAAATGGAGTTGGCTTGGCGCAACTTATCAGCAATTCCTTGGGTAGCCATTACCGGCACTAACGGTAAAACAACAACTACGGCTTTAATCGCTGCAATTTTTCAAGCAGCCGGGTTTGATGCTCCTGCTTGCGGTAACATTGGTTATGCAGCTTGTGAAGTTGCCCTAGCCGAAAAACTCCCCGACTGGGTGATTGGCGAAATCAGTAGTTATCAAATAGAATCCTCAGTTACCTTAGCCCCGAATATCGGTGTTTGGACTACTTTTACACCAGATCATTTAGCTCGTCATAAGACTTTAGAAAATTACTACGACATCAAAGCCAAGTTACTGCGCCAATCTCATTTACAAATATTCAATGGTGATGATCCATATTTGGCTAAACTAGGTGTAAGTCACTGGCCAGATGCCTATTGGACAAGTGTCAAAGGTCAAGAATTTCTGGTGAGTGAGAAAGGTTTCTATATTGAAGATGGCTGGGTTGTGGAAAAATTACAGCCAAACGCACCATCACAACAGATAGTTTCTGCCTCAGCTTTACGGATGGTAGGAGCGCATAATCAGCAAAACCTCCTCATGGCGGTAGCCGCAGCCCGTTTAGCCAATATTACTCCTGATGCCATAGAGCAAGCTGTGCGAGAATTCCCCGGCGTTCCTCATCGTTTAGAACACATCTGTACCTGGGAAGGCATTGACTTTATTAACGACAGCAAAGCCACTAACTACGATGCAGCCGAAGTGGGACTAGCATCTGTGAAAAGTCCAGCGATTTTGATTGCTGGTGGTGAAGCTAAACCAGGAGATGATAGTGGTTGGTTGGCAAAAATTCAAACTCAAGCCGCAGCCGTTTTACTCATTGGTGCAGCAGCAAATGCTTTTGCCCAGCGTTTACAAGAGATTAATTATACTAATTACGAAATTGTCGAAACGATGGATAAGGCTGTGAGTCGTTCTGCTACACTAGCTAAACAGTATCAAGCAGCAGTAGTTTTACTATCACCTGCCTGTGCTAGTTTTGACCAATATCCTAATTTTGAAGTCCGAGGTGATCATTTTCGCCAGTTATGTCAAGAAATGTTGCACATCATGTAG
- a CDS encoding type I restriction endonuclease subunit R codes for MIQTLAISQAIGSLAIVEEKFGLVESSDEQFCTEWWQNLLELNDVEKQALDRLKQRFVSHKKRGQLSEGAVDRLLVSPLLDLAGLYEPRFVIDTEASVEVLAEDEDELYRGRIDVLVVEHRLWVLVVEEKATRIDMETALPQALAYMVASPSLEKPVFGLATNGNRFAFIKLQQRDRREYAFSDSFSLLSHQNKLYDVLQILKHIGNLIVGN; via the coding sequence ATGATCCAGACTTTGGCAATTTCTCAAGCTATTGGCAGTTTAGCTATTGTTGAGGAAAAATTTGGTCTTGTTGAAAGCTCAGATGAGCAATTTTGCACAGAATGGTGGCAAAACTTGCTGGAACTGAATGATGTTGAAAAACAAGCGCTGGATCGCCTGAAGCAAAGATTCGTGTCCCATAAAAAGCGGGGTCAATTATCAGAGGGGGCTGTAGATCGGCTGCTAGTATCGCCTTTGCTAGATTTAGCTGGGTTATATGAACCACGCTTTGTGATCGACACAGAAGCTTCCGTTGAAGTGCTGGCAGAAGACGAGGACGAACTCTATCGGGGAAGGATTGATGTTCTGGTTGTTGAACATCGATTGTGGGTGTTAGTTGTTGAAGAAAAAGCAACTCGGATTGATATGGAAACGGCACTGCCTCAAGCGTTGGCGTATATGGTAGCTAGTCCAAGTCTGGAAAAGCCTGTGTTTGGCTTGGCAACGAATGGAAACAGATTTGCATTCATTAAACTTCAACAGCGAGATCGGCGAGAATATGCTTTTTCTGATAGCTTTTCTCTGCTGTCTCACCAGAATAAACTCTATGATGTGTTGCAGATTCTCAAACATATTGGCAATCTCATCGTTGGTAATTGA
- a CDS encoding M15 family metallopeptidase, whose translation MRDYHKIEILECGEPLVEIPLEMFAVESPHPYQKLGATYGKYSPYHLRQSVVNNLITAQNYLQLLSPSWRIQIFDAYRPVEVQQFMVDYSFAAEVRERGLIVGSLSPQQRQEIWQAVYEIWAIPSLDEKTPPPHSTGAAVDVTLVDDGGQVVNMGSLIDELSKRSHPDYYVNHPHSDAPQYHAHRQLLYDVMSKAGFQRNPKEWWHFCFGDQMWAWLSHETTARYGRW comes from the coding sequence ATGAGAGATTATCACAAGATAGAAATTTTAGAATGCGGTGAACCACTTGTGGAGATTCCTTTAGAAATGTTTGCCGTGGAATCTCCCCATCCTTATCAAAAATTGGGTGCGACTTATGGCAAATATTCTCCTTATCATCTACGTCAAAGTGTAGTTAACAATTTAATCACGGCACAAAATTACTTACAGTTATTAAGTCCCAGCTGGCGTATCCAAATTTTTGACGCATATCGCCCGGTAGAAGTACAGCAGTTTATGGTAGATTACAGCTTCGCTGCGGAGGTGCGAGAACGGGGGTTAATTGTAGGTAGTTTGTCTCCCCAGCAACGCCAAGAAATTTGGCAAGCCGTTTATGAAATTTGGGCTATACCTAGTCTGGATGAAAAAACTCCGCCTCCTCACAGTACAGGTGCAGCCGTCGATGTGACTTTGGTGGATGATGGTGGACAAGTTGTGAATATGGGTTCGCTGATTGATGAATTGTCAAAGCGATCACATCCCGACTATTATGTAAATCATCCACATTCAGACGCTCCACAATATCATGCTCATCGGCAATTGTTGTATGATGTGATGTCAAAAGCTGGTTTTCAACGTAACCCTAAAGAATGGTGGCATTTTTGTTTCGGTGATCAAATGTGGGCTTGGCTAAGTCATGAAACTACAGCTCGTTATGGTCGATGGTAA
- a CDS encoding alpha/beta hydrolase — protein sequence MQFTTVPPANSQTPAGLIVTLHGWGANADDVASLMPYFNLPDYQFVFPNAPYPYPYSPLGRAWYDLRVENMYEGLAESREQLKNFVLSLESSTGVPLSRTVLSGFSQGGAMTFDVGSKLPLAGLVVMSGYLHPEAIAPDNTNIPPTLILHGRRDEVVPLQAAIKARQTVESLGVPVQYHEFDTGHEINLQMLDVSRNFILQAIT from the coding sequence TTGCAATTTACTACGGTTCCTCCAGCAAATTCTCAAACACCCGCCGGCTTGATTGTGACTTTACATGGTTGGGGTGCTAATGCTGATGATGTGGCATCTTTAATGCCTTATTTCAATTTACCTGATTACCAGTTTGTCTTTCCTAACGCACCTTATCCTTATCCATACAGTCCTTTAGGAAGGGCGTGGTATGACTTGAGGGTAGAAAATATGTATGAGGGATTGGCAGAAAGTCGAGAACAACTGAAAAATTTTGTGCTTTCTTTAGAGAGTAGTACGGGTGTGCCTTTGTCGCGTACTGTTTTGAGTGGATTTTCTCAAGGTGGCGCGATGACTTTTGATGTCGGTTCCAAATTACCCTTAGCTGGTTTAGTAGTGATGAGTGGGTATTTACATCCGGAAGCGATCGCTCCAGATAATACTAACATCCCGCCAACTTTAATTTTGCATGGTAGGCGTGACGAAGTTGTCCCACTGCAAGCCGCAATCAAGGCACGGCAAACTGTAGAATCTCTAGGTGTGCCGGTTCAGTATCATGAATTTGATACCGGACATGAAATCAATTTGCAAATGTTAGATGTATCTCGAAACTTTATTTTGCAGGCAATTACTTAG
- a CDS encoding PEP-CTERM sorting domain-containing protein — protein sequence MKKIFRSFTLVSASFALSFASTGFNLAQAATVNYTFQTSIDSGSLLGNTYSGSLSYDDSSLVGSGSEFIDVSAVSFDFQGVNYTTANNPTVAFIDGNFLGLNFSPVPLFSFIANPDFAEAYFTYDLGNGNAGTGNVVYTLESTSIPESTNVLGLLGLGVWGMGYWLKRGVRAM from the coding sequence ATGAAAAAAATCTTCCGTTCATTTACCTTGGTTAGTGCTAGTTTTGCTTTGAGTTTTGCTAGTACTGGCTTTAACTTAGCTCAAGCTGCAACTGTTAATTACACCTTTCAAACCTCCATTGATTCTGGCTCTCTATTAGGCAATACCTATTCTGGCTCTTTGAGTTATGACGACTCTAGCCTAGTTGGTTCTGGCTCAGAGTTCATCGATGTCTCTGCGGTTTCTTTTGACTTTCAAGGAGTGAACTATACAACAGCTAACAACCCAACAGTAGCTTTTATTGACGGGAATTTTTTAGGGTTAAATTTTTCTCCTGTTCCTCTGTTCTCTTTTATTGCTAATCCTGATTTTGCAGAAGCTTACTTTACCTATGATCTTGGTAACGGCAATGCTGGGACAGGTAATGTTGTTTATACTCTAGAATCAACTTCCATACCTGAGTCTACCAATGTTTTAGGATTATTAGGTTTAGGCGTTTGGGGTATGGGTTATTGGTTGAAGCGGGGAGTTAGAGCAATGTAA